One part of the Gossypium raimondii isolate GPD5lz chromosome 1, ASM2569854v1, whole genome shotgun sequence genome encodes these proteins:
- the LOC105775467 gene encoding probable receptor-like protein kinase At5g18500: MASDLNRTLSRTYIGLQLWVLIVICLAVIFLVILGVSLWLSFRNKSRRANDMLPIRQESYILEVIKEISVDQFSANNGGLDALNDKLSDRGSEKIRFNVDNEDNRGQSNSFNHLEKDVKGPQLGEREGTGAVSTYRPTSHPLTDPSPLFGLPEFSHLGWGHWFTLRDLQLATNQFSKDNIIGDGGYGVVYRGNLINGTPVAVKKLLNNPGQADKDFRVEVEAIGHVRHKNLVRLLGYCIEGTQRMLVYEYVNNGNLEQWLRGDMCHKGYLTWDARIKILLGTAKALAYLHEAIEPKVVHRDIKSSNILIDENFDAKISDFGLAKLLGDGKSHIATRVMGTFGYVAPEYANSGLLNEKSDVYSFGVVLLEAITGRYPVDYGRPQPEVNMVEWLKMMVQLRRFEDVVDPNIETRPQTSALKRALLAALRCVDTDADKRPKMSQVARMLESEEYPVPREDRRRQKNLVVKSDADPDSTVA, encoded by the exons ATGGCATCTGATCTGAACAGAACCTTGTCGAGGACATACATTGGTCTGCAGTTGTGGGTGCTTATTGTTATTTGCTTGGCAGTGATTTTTTTAGTTATCCTCGGCGTATCTTTATGGCTTAGTTTTCGAAACAAATCCCGAAGGGCTAATGACATGCTTCCTATAAGGCAAGAATCTTATATTTTAGAGGTAATTAAAGAGATAAGTGTCGATCAATTTTCAGCAAACAACGGTGGCCTGGATGCACTTAATGATAAACTTAGTGACAGAGGTTCGgaaaaaattcgatttaatgTAGATAATGAAGATAATCGTGGCCAATCGAATTCTTTTAATCATTTAGAGAAAGATGTTAAAGGGCCTCAACTAGGAGAACGGGAAGGCACGGGTGCGGTTTCCACGTACAGACCTACTTCACATCCTTTGACTGATCCTTCACCTTTGTTCGGCCTGCCCGAATTTTCGCACCTTGGGTGGGGTCATTGGTTCACTCTAAGAGACCTACAACTTGCCACTAACCAGTTTTCAAAGGATAATATTATCGGTGATGGTGGGTATGGAGTTGTTTATAGAGGCAATCTGATTAATGGAACCCCGGTTGCCGTCAAAAAGCTCCTTAACAATCC GGGACAAGCTGACAAGGATTTCAGGGTGGAAGTTGAAGCCATAGGTCACGTGCGGCATAAGAACTTAGTTCGACTTCTTGGGTACTGCATCGAGGGAACTCAAAG GATGTTGGTCTATGAATACGTCAATAATGGGAATTTGGAGCAATGGCTCCGAGGTGATATGTGTCACAAGGGATATCTTACTTGGGATGCTCGTATAAAGATTCTTCTCGGTACTGCCAAGGC GTTGGCTTATTTGCATGAGGCTATTGAACCGAAAGTTGTACATAGAGACATAAAATCAAGTAATATATTGATTGATGAGAACTTTGATGCTAAGATATCCGATTTTGGTCTGGCCAAATTGCTAGGCGATGGGAAAAGTCATATTGCAACTAGAGTTATGGGTACCTTCGG TTATGTTGCCCCAGAATATGCCAACTCTGGTCTCCTAAACGAGAAGAGTGATGTTTATAGCTTTGGTGTTGTGCTCTTAGAAGCAATTACCGGAAGGTACCCGGTAGATTACGGTCGCCCTCAGCCAGAG GTAAATATGGTTGAGTGGCTAAAGATGATGGTTCAACTCAGACGCTTCGAGGACGTAGTAGACCCTAACATTGAGACTAGACCGCAAACTAGTGCTCTCAAACGAGCTTTGTTGGCTGCGTTGAGATGTGTTGATACCGATGCTGATAAAAGACCAAAAATGAGCCAGGTTGCTCGCATGCTCGAATCAGAGGAGTATCCGGTTCCTCGAGAG GATAGAAGACGCCAAAAGAATCTGGTTGTTAAATCAGATGCTGATCCGGATTCAACTGTAGCTTGA